TGACAGAGATGTCTGCATATTATGGAAGTAATCTTAGTGTGTGGCAGAATAGGgaatcaaaaaagaaaataatgattTGAATAAAGTAAAATTTTTACCTGCAAGCACTTTTCCAAATAGTTgagtattttttaaaacatCCATCAACTTTTTTTGTCTTATCCGAAAAACTCGAGCCGTAATATCGGGTCTGTCCTCAACTTTCTGTCCCGATATTCTTGTCAACTCTTGTTTAATTTTTGGTCAACTGGGATTGCAAGTAAACGTAATGAAAAGATCTGGATTTCCAATTGTCCTACAGATTGCCATTGCGTCCTGAAAATGTTGTATCATATTTCGGGATCCACCCGAAAACGAAGATGGTAGAACAAATCTCCTTCCAACAGCTGATGCATCTGTATCTCCAGCAAGTACAGCATCTGCTAAACCTTGATATACATCAGCACATAATAGAGATTGATGGCTTTTCATAAAATTCAATCTGTAGTGCTCAATAGCTGCATAACAATCAACAATGAATTGTTGAAATAGTTTGGCACCTTTCAAAAGTGTGTGGCCTTCATTTTGTCGAAATTGTATACGATACGCATAGAATTCACGCATCGACACAAATTCTCTCTTCCTAATGGCAGAGGGTGAAAATCTTATTGTGCAATGCCATCCGTCTGTTCCATATGGAAATAGTAAAGGGTATTGAAGTGGCATGTATGATGGATGTGTCTCACTGattcttttcaaatttccaTCTCGAGTGACAAGCACAATATCGCGGTGTGTGACATGACCAGTATCTTCACCGACAATCAAAGCAGCAACTTTATTTGCAGTTGGTTGGATATATTGTCTGTCACCTCGAGCACTAATTATTTGTACTTGCAGATTGGCAACATTTTGATTTCGAAGCATGTCTCTTGCACTTCGAAAAACTTGTACGTATGGATTTATTTCGTCTAGCATATTTTTCAATCCTTCAACTATTGATGCATCAATTCCAATTGGATTGCCATCATGACTGTTCAGAAGATTCATACGATTTTGCAACTCATTATCAGTGTCATGGATGTATAATTGTATGAATTTACCTAATGCTCCAAAAGGTGGCAAAAGCGATCCGATTAGATGATAATTTTCTCCACTAATTCGAAATGAATATGGTCCGGCAGAATTGACTATAGAATGATCTACTTTGCCTCCCATGGATGTAAACCCGAATAGTGCATTTAGCAATCGAATCTTCTCTTTCAGTGTTGGAGTGGTAAATACATGTTGTAAAACTTGGggagtttgaggcaataacggCAAAACAACATCGCCATCTTGACAACATAAATTGAATCTTGGATTTTGTTTTGTACTACTTTGAATTCTTTCTTCCACCCACATTAGAGATTGACATTTCTGACAGATTACTGTTCCTGGACCAAATGTCCATCTTCTTGTAATTCGACGTCGTCGTCGCCTTCGGCCTATTTGATCTAATTGATTGATGAAATAAGTATAATAAGGTACATACCTAAAACTGTCACTATATGTAAGGTATAAAGCACATAATATTTGTTTGCCCAAGAACATAtagcaagaaatattaattatgAAAAATTGAATGCACATGATATTTGTATGCCCAAGAACATATAGCAAGAAATATGAATTatgaaaaattgagaaaagtATAAAGCACATAATATTTGTATGCCCAAGAACATGtagcaagaaatattaattatgGTATTAATTATGGTAACATGAGAAAAGTATAAAGCACATAATAATTGTATGCCCAAGAACATAcagcaagaaatattaattatgaaaaattgagaaaagtATAAAGCACATGATATTTGTATGCCCAATAACATATAGCAAGAAATATGAATTATGGAAAATTGAGAAAAGTATAAAGCACATAATATTTGTATGCCCAAGAACATGtagcaagaaatattaattatggtattaattatgaaaaattgagaaaagtATAAAGCACATAATAATTGTATGCCCAAGAACATAtagcaagaaatattaattatgGTTACATGAGAAAAATATTAGTAGATTACCGATTTGTTCTGCTCCAGCTGCGTTAATAGGCACAATGTCTTGTGTAGCAGGAACAAATTCTTCAGGTGAGCCTGTTTGTATAATGGTTTTTTAGAAGACAAATggaaaaaatgaattggaaGAAATTGAATTGCATAAATAATAATTGATTACTTAGTCAAGATACATGAGAAAACTTGGACTTACTATCATCAGGACCATTAGCTGATGATGTTGGTGTAATAGGAACTTCAGTAGTTGGTGAGTCATTATGCAAGTCATCTATCATTATGTAATATAGAAAGTTAATATAATAATGTAGCacgttaaaaaaattaatgattAAGCATGAATTTTAAATTGTGCATAAATTTGGAGTTACCATGATCATGGAGAATTGGGGCTGCGGTCGATGGATGTTGAAGTTGAAAAGATGTTGAATAATCATTTGTTTGATCTAAAAGTATATTAAAATAATTGTATTAAAAGACGTATTAAATTAAGTTACAATTATTAATGTAAAACTCATAAAAAtgtaataatataatatattatatgaatattaTGAATGAGCATGAGTGGTCTGATGTAAAACTTTAGCAAGATCTGATAAACATAACAATATTTGTTAACACAAATTACGTTGT
The Coffea arabica cultivar ET-39 chromosome 6c, Coffea Arabica ET-39 HiFi, whole genome shotgun sequence genome window above contains:
- the LOC113693096 gene encoding uncharacterized protein, producing the protein MIDDLHNDSPTTEVPITPTSSANGPDDSSPEEFVPATQDIVPINAAGAEQIDQIGRRRRRRRITRRWTFGPGTVICQKCQSLMWVEERIQSSTKQNPRFNLCCQDGDVVLPLLPQTPQVLQHVFTTPTLKEKIRLLNALFGFTSMGGKVDHSIVNSAGPYSFRISGENYHLIGSLLPPFGALGKFIQLYIHDTDNELQNRMNLLNSHDGNPIGIDASIVEGLKNMLDEINPYVQVFRSARDMLRNQNVANLQVQIISARGDRQYIQPTANKVAALIVGEDTGHVTHRDIVLVTRDGNLKRISETHPSYMPLQYPLLFPYGTDGWHCTIRFSPSAIRKREFVSMREFYAYRIQFRQNEGHTLLKGAKLFQQFIVDCYAAIEHYRLNFMKSHQSLLCADVYQGLADAVLAGDTDASAVGRRFVLPSSFSGGSRNMIQHFQDAMAIYISVIEFQKRGLPHTHITLTLAPEDKPLTTEHIDEIICAEIPDKNADPLAYDTVIRCMLHGPCGNAYPNAPCMVNGKCSKHYPKRFCSETTIDEDGFVSYKRRDDPSKRVTINGFTFDNRWVVSYNRDLIVIFDGHINVTKVARPEITKYLYKYMSKGVDRANVQIENNVVLANESGHRR